The following is a genomic window from Burkholderia cepacia ATCC 25416.
TTGCGCTCGGCCAGCAACGCGGTGCAGCAGCCGATCGCGATCCCGTCGAACGACGCGAAGTACGCATAGAGGAACCCGCCTTCGTCGCCGGCGTGCGTGAAGCGGTACACGGGCCCGATCGCGGCGACGGCCACCCAGAACGCGACCAGCCGCGCATCGCGGCGCAGCGCGATGCACAGCAGCGGAAACGACAGGTAGAACACCTCTTCGACCGACAGCGACCACAGCACGCCGAGCGCGTAGTTGACCCACCCGTATGCGCCGATCAGCACGTTCATCCAGAACGTCAGCGACGCGAGATTCACGAGCCAGAACGACACGGCGACGCCCTCCGGCGCGTGGTTCCGGAAGATCGGCACGCCGGCCGCCGCGAGGCCGTTGACGAGCGCGAGCAGCAGGAGCAGGCACGGGACGATGCGCGCGATGCGCGACACGTAGAACGCGCGCACGTCGACCGCGCCGAGGTTGCCCCAGCGGCGCCGCGCATTCGACGTGATCAGGTAGCCCGAGATCGCGAAGAACATCGTCACGCCGTAGTTGCCGTTGCGCACCACCGCATGCACCGTTTCCCAGCCGAATACGCGCGCGAGCGATGTTTCACGCAGCGAGTAGGGGATGTTGAAGTGATGCAGCAGGACGAGCACGATCGACACGCCGCGCAGCAGGTCGATGCGCGCGTTGCGCGGGCCGGCGCTCATTGCGGCCTGCCCGGTTCGGCGAGGGCGGGCAGCGTCGCCAGGAACGTGTCGCGTGCGCGCAGGCCGGCGTTCGGCGTCTGCCGCTCGTCGTCCTGTATCAGGTACGCGAACGCGAGCGTGCGCGGCCCTTTGGCCGCCCAGCCGACGAACCAGCCGTACGCATGCGACGCGTCGTACTTGCGCCCCGGCGACCCGGTGCCCGTCTTGCCGTGCACGATCCAGCCGCCGGGCTGCGTGTCGATCAGCGTGATGCGCTCGGTCATGTCGTACGCGTGCGCGCTGACGGGCAGCGTCCGGTTCGCGATCTTGCGCATGAAGCCGACCTGTTCGAGCGGCGAGATGCGCAGCGACGCGTTGACCCATGCGCCCATCACGCCGTTCAGTTCACCCACCTGACTGGTGGCGTCCGCGTTGCCGTAGCCGAACGCGGTCGTGTACTGCTGGAAGCGCGCCTGCCCGAGCGCCTGGGTGACCTGCTGCGAGTACCAGAACACCGACAGCTTCATCCAGCGCGCCGGATCGGTCGGCTCGCGCCACGGCGCGCCGCCCCAGTCGGGGTAGCCGGTGTGGAAATCGAGCGTCGGTGTGTGCGCGTCCTTCAGGACGCCCGCATCGAAGCCCATCAGGCTGATGGCGATCTTGAACGTCGACGCGGGCGTGACGCGGGTCGCGCAGTCGCCTTGCTGCACGAGCACCTGGCCGGTGGCGGCGTCGGCGACGACGGTGCAGACCGGGCGGGCATGGGAAGTCGCGCTGGCCAGAAGGCCGGCGGCGAGGGTGAACAGCGCGCGGCGACAGTGCTTCAAGTGACACTCCTTCGGATGGGGCGGCACACAGTGTATCGACGGATCGCCGGCTGTCGACCTGTCACGATTGACGGGCGGCAGGCGCTTCATGACACGGGATGACACGATCGAACCCGGATATCCGCGGATATCGAGCAGTCGCGGGGCAATGCGCCGTTGCTCAATATCCGGCAAGGGCGTAATAGATCCCGAGGCACGCAACGGCGATGAGCGGGAGCGCGATGACGATGAAGGCAATACGACCGATGCCGCGCAGGCGAGTCACGCCGACATACAGGCAGAGGGATCCGAAAAAGAGCGTCGCCGGCCAGTAGATGGCGCCGTAAAGGACCGGGATGACCCAGATCGGCAGGTCGATGCCGATGTCACTCATTCAGGATGTTCCGTTGTGTGTGGATGTGCGTTCAATCATGTTCAACTGGCGCCATGATACGGCTTGTCGGCTCCCGACGATTGCCCCGCATGGGCTGCGATCGCCGCAATCACTGGCCGCGTGCGCTGGCGTTGGCACCGTCGCTCCCGCTTCGCGCCCGCCTGCTTTCGTCCTGCGGACGGGCATGGCGCAATCGAGCTGGATGCGGTAACGCCGGCTTCATCACGTCACCCCGTTGCTGGCGGTTGCGGCCCAGTCGGCCGGCGAGCGACCCATGAAAAACTGGTTTCGCCACGTCGCTATGCCAAGATTGACCGCGCGGACGCTCACCACGTTGACGAGATCCTGCTGCCGCAGCCAGGTCGATGCGGAAAGCGCTGCGTGTGCAACCGCGGTCGCCCCGGCCCTGTTCAGCAGCGTCGGCGTGCTCGAGAGCACGGTGATGGTGGCGACCGCTTTCGACGTCTGGCCAGCCGGGCCGACCGCACGCATGTTGCCGATCCAGACGCCGCTCTGGATCACGCCCGGAACGGTGGATGTCGCACGCTGGATCTGACGGACGTCGTCCATGCGATCGTCATCGATCAGCCGCGTTACCGCAAAACGACTGCCGACGAACAGAAGCACGGCAACGCCGGCCAGGATTGCCCAGTGCCTCCGGCCAACCGGAGCGGTATCCTCGACGGGCACCGCGACACGCACGACCCTGCTGGCGGTGAGCAGATCTTGTATGGATTGGCGGCTCGGCCTGTTGAAAACGAGCAGATACAGCAATGCCATGCCCCAGAAGAACATGATTGCGCTGTTTGCGGTGGCGAGCCATTGCATGCCCGGATCGTGAAGCGCGGGCAGGTCGATAAAGCCGATGCCGCCGAGTATCAGCGGAACGGCGATCAGCGCGTACCGTGCCCAGGCGCGACAGTACCCGGGACCGGATGCGCCAGGCGCGGCGCTATCGGCAACACGGATCTTCATTAGCCGCTTGCCGAACGACTGGTGCCGATTTCCGCCTTCGAGCAGGCCAAAGTAAATGGAACCGATCAGGAAGCCGATCAGCCTTCCCCAATCGCCGATCGTCGAAAGGGCATCGAAGAACAGGATCGCGATTGCCAGCCCGATCAGTCCGAGAATGAATGAATCGATCGAAAAGGCGGCGGTTCGTCGCCAGAAGCCTGCGGCGCCGTGCGATTGTTGGTTTTCATTGCGCTCCATTGTCGTCGCCCCCGATGCGTTGTGGTCGTCGAGCCGTTCGGGCTCGTTGCGGCTCGCGGCCGCGGGATGGTTGATGCCGATGCTGCCCCGACGGTGACAGGCAGATCATATCGACCGGCTTGACGCGGAATTGCAAACTATTGTGAGCAATGCGCCACCGCGAACGCCCTTCATCCCGCGCGGGGCTTATCGGTGATCGACCCGAACGTGGCGAAACGTGCGCTGCCGGACGGATACCGCGACCCCTGCGAACGTATCGGCGCGTGCGCAGGACCGAGACGGGCACCAGCGGACATGAAAGGCCGGAAGCGATTTTCGTGGATTTTCGTGAGGCCGTCGAACGCGCGGGTCCGGTCCGACGCGATGGCCGCTGTCGCACGCGCGCCGCAAATCGGCGAGGAACAATGAAAAAACCCGCCGGCAGGCTGGCGCGTGCGGGCGGGCGAAGACACCTCGGGCCGACCGGCGCGGGTGTCGGGTGAAGAACGGAGAACCGGGTTGCGTCAGAACTTGTGGCGCAGCGCGAGACGCACGGCCACCTGGTTCGACGTCGACGACGGCGCGTCGGTGCCGGGGATGAACGCGTTGTCGAGGATCGAGTTCGTCTTGTCGCCGGCGATGTGCTGGTACGCGGCCTGCACGTACACGTCGGTGCGCTTCGACAGGTTGTAGTCGGCCATCAGCCCGACCGAGTGGATCTTCGGTTTCGCGTCGCCGGTCGACGCGTCGTACTTCTCGAGCGACAGCACGTACTGCGCGCCGACCATGAACGCCGGCGTGATCTGGTACGAACCGTTGACCTCGAAGTTCTGGTACTTGATCGCGCTGACCGTCGCGCCCGGTGCGATGATCGCGCCCGGCGTGCCGAGGTAGCCGTTGCCGGTCGGGTTCTTGTAGTTCGAGTTCGTGTACGCGAAGCCGAGCGTCGCGGGCCCGAACGTGTAGTTGATGCCCGCGCCGAACACGCGCATGCGCTCCGCGATGTAGCTCGCGTCGTTCGCGGTGATCGCGCCGGCCGAGCCGTTGCCCGGGTGGTTCGCCTGCAGGTAGGCGGCGCCGATCAGCAGGCCGTTGTTCTGGTATTGCGCGCCGAAGCTGTACGCGCGGTTGTCCGAGAAGTTCGTGCTGTTGCTGAAGCTGTATGCGCCGCCGAACTGGAAGCCGCCGAAGTTCGGGCTCGCGTACTTCACCGTGTTGTCGAGGCGGAACGAGTTGTCGGTGTTGTCGTTGTCGAACGGGTGCGCGAGCAGGTAGCCGCCCCAGTTGCCGTTGGCCGTGGTCGGCGCGAGATAGTCGACGACGGAGTCGTACTGGCGGCCGAACGTCAGCGTGCCGTACTGCGTCTGGCTCAGGCCGACATACGCCTGGCGGCCGAACATGCGGCCGCCCTGGTTGAGCCGGCCGGAGTTCACGTCGAAGCCGTTTTCGAGCTGGAAGATCGCCTTCATGCCGCCGCCCAGGTCCTCGCTGCCCTTCAGGCCCCAGCGGCTGCCCTGCGCGTAGCCGCTTGCCATCTCGTAGACGTGGCCGGTGCCGACGTTGTTCGTGTAGTTCAGGCCTTCGTCGATCACGCCGTACAGCGTGACGCTGCTTTGCGCGAACACGGGGGCGGCGAAGGTTGCCGTTACGGCGAGCGCCGTCAGGGTCTTTTTCATTGAGAGATCTCCGGGATATCCAGCTTCTTGTATCGGTTGTCGTGGGCGCGACCGGCGAGGTGCGCCCCGTCATCCGGGGCGTTTCCGGCGCAGCGCGCGCGGCGCCGGAAACGCGCGATGCGCGGCGGCGCCGGCGACCGGCTGTGCCGGGTCGTGTCTCCTCCGATGACACCGCGCATTCTTCCCAAGCCGAAGAGGAACCGGAAGCGAGTAATTTCGATGGATGGGATCGGGTTCGCCGATGGGGTCGCGGCCGGCCGTTTCGATAGTCGAAACCGTGTGCGCGGCGGCGCGCGCCAACGCCGGTCGCGCCCTCGCCGGACGGGGGCGCGACGCAGCCTGGCCGGGGCCGTGCGCAGGTGCGGGAGATCGGCCGGGAGGCCCGCCGGGCGGGCCTGGCGGGGCGCCCGAAGATCGATTGGCGCTGCCGATAGCCATGATCGGAATTACTCGTTTCCCTAAACATATTGGCGGCTGAAACATGCAGGCTGACCGGACGTGGCCGGATGCACGATTCGCCGGTCGCCGCGCATGCCGCGACGCACAAACAACAGATTCGATTTGGAGACGACCCACCATGCAGATTCGACGACTGAAAACGGTCCTTCTCGCCGCCGCGGCGATCCTGTCCGCGCCCGCGGCCCACGCGGCCGGCGGCGCGTGCGCCGACGGCAAGACGGTCCATTTCGCGGGCATCACGTGGGAGAGCGGGTCGTTCGCGACCGAAGTGCTGCGGCAGATCATGGAGAAGGGCTACGGCTGCAAGACGGACGTCGTGCCGGGCAGCACGGCCGCCACCGAAACGGCGCTCGCGCGCAACGACCTGCAGATCTGGGCCGAGCAGTGGACGGGCCGCAGCGAGATCACCGCGAAGGCTGTCTCGTCGGGCGCCGTGAAGCTGATCGGCGACACGCTGCCGGGCGGCACGACCGAAGGCTGGTTCGTGCCCGACTACGTGGTGAAGGGCGATCCGGCGCGCAACATCAAGCCGGTCGCGCCCGGGCTCGTGTCGGTCGACG
Proteins encoded in this region:
- a CDS encoding RDD family protein translates to MERNENQQSHGAAGFWRRTAAFSIDSFILGLIGLAIAILFFDALSTIGDWGRLIGFLIGSIYFGLLEGGNRHQSFGKRLMKIRVADSAAPGASGPGYCRAWARYALIAVPLILGGIGFIDLPALHDPGMQWLATANSAIMFFWGMALLYLLVFNRPSRQSIQDLLTASRVVRVAVPVEDTAPVGRRHWAILAGVAVLLFVGSRFAVTRLIDDDRMDDVRQIQRATSTVPGVIQSGVWIGNMRAVGPAGQTSKAVATITVLSSTPTLLNRAGATAVAHAALSASTWLRQQDLVNVVSVRAVNLGIATWRNQFFMGRSPADWAATASNGVT
- a CDS encoding acyltransferase family protein — protein: MSAGPRNARIDLLRGVSIVLVLLHHFNIPYSLRETSLARVFGWETVHAVVRNGNYGVTMFFAISGYLITSNARRRWGNLGAVDVRAFYVSRIARIVPCLLLLLALVNGLAAAGVPIFRNHAPEGVAVSFWLVNLASLTFWMNVLIGAYGWVNYALGVLWSLSVEEVFYLSFPLLCIALRRDARLVAFWVAVAAIGPVYRFTHAGDEGGFLYAYFASFDGIAIGCCTALLAERKSWQRLAAPLVQGLVAAAMAALYLAWPIAESHVAGVTAMALGTAVLLIGAHVNGTRAQGRLLAPLRRAGTLSYELYLFHLIVLGGLRTFWPPSATHGDTRLLLLIAYLALSAVLSAAIARGYATPLDRFIKRVASRPSTRVPDGARF
- the blaOXA gene encoding OXA-1043 family class D beta-lactamase; this encodes MKHCRRALFTLAAGLLASATSHARPVCTVVADAATGQVLVQQGDCATRVTPASTFKIAISLMGFDAGVLKDAHTPTLDFHTGYPDWGGAPWREPTDPARWMKLSVFWYSQQVTQALGQARFQQYTTAFGYGNADATSQVGELNGVMGAWVNASLRISPLEQVGFMRKIANRTLPVSAHAYDMTERITLIDTQPGGWIVHGKTGTGSPGRKYDASHAYGWFVGWAAKGPRTLAFAYLIQDDERQTPNAGLRARDTFLATLPALAEPGRPQ
- a CDS encoding porin, with translation MKKTLTALAVTATFAAPVFAQSSVTLYGVIDEGLNYTNNVGTGHVYEMASGYAQGSRWGLKGSEDLGGGMKAIFQLENGFDVNSGRLNQGGRMFGRQAYVGLSQTQYGTLTFGRQYDSVVDYLAPTTANGNWGGYLLAHPFDNDNTDNSFRLDNTVKYASPNFGGFQFGGAYSFSNSTNFSDNRAYSFGAQYQNNGLLIGAAYLQANHPGNGSAGAITANDASYIAERMRVFGAGINYTFGPATLGFAYTNSNYKNPTGNGYLGTPGAIIAPGATVSAIKYQNFEVNGSYQITPAFMVGAQYVLSLEKYDASTGDAKPKIHSVGLMADYNLSKRTDVYVQAAYQHIAGDKTNSILDNAFIPGTDAPSSTSNQVAVRLALRHKF